The Humulus lupulus chromosome 3, drHumLupu1.1, whole genome shotgun sequence genome window below encodes:
- the LOC133823899 gene encoding mulatexin-like, with product MKYTKQVGLEAQIASDPQLLPSEPLFVKTLRFEYLINEVSQTTSHGSNSSKKEKIIIKYLGSSLLLLSLTLSLLVIVLADERGDHKCGPPNSNPPCGNTRCCSVHNFCGGESAYCQGGNCRYQCWFVAHGSSHDLPRALLRNNDGISEILSESVYNEMFKHMKDCPSQGFYNYDAFLADAASFPGFATTGDVATRKRELAAFFGQTSQATTGQWSDSIDSHAWGYCHINGTTMDSENDYCTSSHWPCASGKKYNSRGPVQLTE from the exons atgAAATATACAAAGCAAGTG GGGTTAGAGGCGCAGATTGCCTCTGACCCACAGCTTTTGCCTTCGGAACCTCTCTTTGTCAAAACGCTccgttttgaatatttgataaatgag GTATCTCAAACAACCTCTCATGGAAGCAATAGtagtaagaaagaaaaaataatcatCAAATACCTTGGAAGTAGTCTTCTTCTCTtatctttaactctttctttGTTAGTGATAGTCCTTGCAGACGAAAGAGGTGACCATAAATGCGGACCACCTAACAGCAACCCTCCATGTGGAAACACCAGATGCTGCAGCGTCCATAACTTTTGTGGTGGCGAATCTGCCTACTGCCAAGGAGGAAACTGCCGATACCAGTGTTGGTTCGTCGCACATGGTTCGAGCCATGACCTCCCCCGTGCTTTACTCAGAAACAATGATGGTATAAGCGAGATTCTCAGTGAATCAGTTTATAATGAAATGTTTAAGCACATGAAGGATTGTCCTAGCCAAGGCTTCTACAACTACGACGCCTTCCTCGCTGATGCGGCGTCTTTCCCTGGTTTTGCTACGACTGGTGATGTCGCCACTCGTAAAAGAGAGCTCGCCGCTTTCTTTGGTCAAACATCTCAAGCGACAACAG GCCAATGGTCTGATTCAATAGATTCGCATGCATGGGGATATTGTCATATTAACGGGACTACTATGGATTCTGAGAATGATTATTGCACGTCTTCTCATTGGCCTTGCGCTTCTGGCAAAAAATACAATAGTCGAGGACCTGTACAACTCACTGAGTAA